The following proteins are co-located in the Roseovarius arcticus genome:
- a CDS encoding ABC transporter ATP-binding protein, giving the protein MSSAQSASKAEANVSDAAASENADEAIRIVDLHKSFGNLEVLKGVSLTAARGDVVAIIGGSGSGKSTMLRCINFLETPTSGRIIVGGEEVAMKPDGSPAKPRQIERIRTRLAMVFQSFNLWTHRTLLENVIEVPIHVLKIPKREAITRAMELLERVGLAEKHASYPAFLSGGQQQRAAIARALAVDPSVMLFDEPTSALDPELVGEVLTVIRDLAAEGRTMILVTHEMKFAREVASHVIYLSEGRIEEEGPPEEVFGNPKSERLQQFLRTVT; this is encoded by the coding sequence ATGAGTTCCGCACAATCCGCATCAAAAGCGGAGGCGAACGTCTCAGATGCAGCCGCAAGCGAGAACGCTGATGAGGCGATCCGCATCGTTGATCTGCACAAGTCCTTCGGCAATCTGGAGGTTCTGAAGGGCGTGTCGCTGACGGCGGCGCGCGGCGACGTGGTGGCGATCATCGGCGGCTCAGGCTCGGGCAAGTCAACCATGCTACGCTGTATCAATTTTCTGGAAACGCCCACCTCCGGCCGCATCATTGTCGGCGGCGAGGAAGTGGCGATGAAGCCTGACGGCAGCCCAGCCAAGCCCCGCCAGATCGAGCGTATCCGCACGCGGCTGGCTATGGTGTTCCAGTCGTTCAACCTCTGGACGCACCGCACATTGCTGGAAAACGTGATTGAGGTGCCGATCCACGTCCTGAAGATTCCCAAGCGCGAGGCGATCACCCGCGCGATGGAATTGTTGGAGCGTGTCGGCCTTGCCGAAAAGCATGCCAGCTATCCTGCGTTCCTATCAGGCGGCCAGCAGCAGCGCGCGGCAATCGCCCGCGCATTGGCAGTGGACCCATCCGTTATGCTGTTCGACGAGCCGACCAGTGCGCTGGACCCCGAACTGGTGGGCGAAGTGCTGACAGTGATCCGTGATCTGGCCGCCGAGGGGCGCACCATGATACTCGTCACACATGAGATGAAATTCGCGCGCGAAGTGGCAAGCCACGTCATCTATCTGTCCGAGGGCCGCATCGAAGAGGAAGGCCCGCCCGAAGAGGTGTTCGGCAATCCCAAATCCGAGCGCCTGCAACAGTTTCTGCGGACCGTCACCTAG
- a CDS encoding transporter substrate-binding domain-containing protein — protein MKLKSTLSAGAAALALMTGAAMAETVKVGIAAEPYPPFAAPDSAGNWTGWEVEIADAICKAEELDCVITPVGWDGIIPSLMGEQIDVIMASMSITEERAKQIDFTDHYYKTPAVIVTAKGSGITPDEAGLTGKIIGVQASTTHQAYAQKHFEGVASEIRIYQTQDEANQDLYSGRIDAIEADSIAMADFVNSDIGACCEIVGAVADDVAVLGQGVGGGVRKGDDALRETLNKGIAKILEDGTYDEITEKYFSTTIYSK, from the coding sequence ATGAAACTCAAGTCAACACTTTCCGCAGGCGCAGCCGCACTGGCGCTGATGACAGGCGCCGCAATGGCCGAGACGGTCAAAGTCGGCATCGCCGCCGAGCCCTACCCCCCCTTCGCCGCGCCCGACAGCGCCGGCAACTGGACCGGTTGGGAAGTCGAGATCGCCGATGCCATCTGCAAGGCCGAGGAACTGGACTGCGTTATCACGCCGGTCGGCTGGGATGGGATCATTCCGTCGCTCATGGGCGAGCAGATCGACGTCATCATGGCCTCCATGTCGATCACCGAAGAGCGCGCCAAGCAGATCGACTTTACCGATCACTACTACAAAACGCCCGCAGTGATCGTCACGGCCAAGGGTTCGGGCATCACGCCCGATGAAGCCGGCCTGACAGGCAAGATTATAGGCGTTCAGGCGTCGACCACGCACCAAGCCTATGCACAAAAGCATTTTGAGGGCGTCGCAAGTGAGATCCGCATCTACCAGACGCAGGATGAGGCAAATCAGGATCTCTATTCGGGTCGCATCGACGCCATTGAGGCCGACAGCATCGCCATGGCGGACTTCGTAAATAGCGATATCGGCGCCTGCTGCGAAATCGTCGGCGCAGTTGCCGATGACGTCGCAGTTCTGGGCCAAGGCGTCGGCGGCGGCGTGCGCAAGGGTGACGACGCCCTGCGCGAGACGCTGAACAAGGGTATCGCCAAAATCCTCGAAGACGGCACCTACGACGAGATCACCGAGAAGTACTTCTCGACCACGATTTACAGCAAGTAA
- a CDS encoding ABC transporter permease: MEQTLELLSLSPPGWGANLLRGLAASIQIALGAFGFGLIIGFFGAMGKLYGSPWVRDLLEVYTTVVRAVPELVLILILYYVGTDILNNIAGAMGRGPVEINGIAAGIWVLGIVQGAYSTEILRGAIRAIPPGQTEAARAYGMSRALMARRVTIPAMTAFAIPGLANLWLIATKDTALLAVVGFSELTLETRQAAQTTRAYFTFFLAAGFLYLMVTLFSGVIFARIEKWARRGQPSHRGG, encoded by the coding sequence TTGGAGCAAACACTAGAACTGCTCTCGCTATCGCCCCCCGGTTGGGGGGCGAACCTTCTGCGCGGTCTGGCCGCTTCGATCCAGATCGCGCTGGGGGCCTTTGGGTTTGGCCTGATCATCGGGTTCTTTGGCGCGATGGGTAAACTTTATGGCAGCCCGTGGGTGCGCGACCTGCTGGAAGTCTACACCACAGTCGTCCGCGCAGTACCGGAACTGGTGCTGATCCTGATCCTCTACTACGTTGGCACAGACATCCTTAATAATATCGCTGGCGCCATGGGTCGCGGCCCGGTGGAAATTAACGGCATTGCCGCCGGCATCTGGGTGCTGGGCATCGTGCAAGGTGCCTATTCCACCGAAATTCTGCGCGGTGCGATCCGCGCCATACCGCCCGGCCAGACCGAAGCAGCGCGCGCCTATGGCATGTCCCGCGCCCTTATGGCGCGGCGCGTGACGATCCCCGCGATGACGGCCTTTGCCATTCCCGGCCTTGCTAACCTGTGGCTGATCGCAACCAAGGATACCGCGCTGCTGGCCGTCGTCGGGTTCTCCGAGCTGACGCTAGAGACGCGCCAGGCGGCCCAAACGACGCGGGCCTACTTCACCTTCTTCCTCGCCGCTGGGTTCCTCTACCTGATGGTCACGCTCTTTTCCGGCGTCATATTCGCCCGGATTGAAAAATGGGCGCGGCGCGGGCAGCCCTCGCATAGGGGTGGATGA
- a CDS encoding ABC transporter permease: MRAMLIPRRLIMLGLFAAFVVWCAVSMDWSWLPRYAPLALDGLWVTIWLLVVTIILGFMLAVPLGLAQAIGPWYLAAPARAFCTVIRGTPLLLQIWLLYYGLGSLFPQFPWIRESELWPYLRQAWPYAVLSLTLSYAGYEGEVMRGAFASVQKGQIEAARAFGMPRHKIFFRIWLPQAIRSALPTLGGETILQLKATPLVATITIVELYAVAGRVRQDTFIIYEPLLLLAAAYLVIAGIITLGFRWIEGRGPRMSR; encoded by the coding sequence ATGCGCGCGATGCTGATCCCTCGCCGGTTGATTATGCTGGGGCTCTTTGCCGCCTTCGTCGTGTGGTGTGCCGTCTCAATGGATTGGAGCTGGCTGCCCCGGTACGCCCCTCTTGCCCTTGATGGGCTATGGGTTACGATCTGGCTGCTGGTCGTCACGATCATCCTCGGCTTCATGCTGGCGGTGCCGCTGGGATTGGCGCAGGCCATCGGCCCTTGGTATCTGGCCGCCCCTGCCCGCGCATTCTGTACTGTCATTCGCGGCACCCCGCTCCTGCTGCAAATATGGCTGCTTTATTACGGCCTCGGATCGCTGTTTCCGCAATTCCCGTGGATCCGCGAGTCAGAGTTATGGCCCTACCTCAGGCAGGCTTGGCCCTATGCCGTTCTATCGCTGACGCTGTCCTACGCAGGCTACGAGGGCGAGGTGATGCGCGGTGCCTTCGCCTCGGTTCAGAAGGGCCAGATCGAGGCGGCCCGCGCCTTTGGTATGCCGCGCCATAAGATCTTCTTCCGCATCTGGTTGCCCCAAGCGATCCGCAGCGCCCTGCCCACGCTGGGCGGCGAGACGATCCTGCAACTCAAGGCCACCCCGCTGGTCGCGACCATCACGATAGTCGAGCTTTACGCCGTCGCCGGGCGCGTGCGGCAGGACACATTCATCATCTACGAGCCGCTACTCCTGCTGGCCGCAGCCTATCTGGTGATCGCCGGGATCATCACGCTGGGCTTTCGCTGGATCGAGGGGCGCGGTCCCCGGATGAGCCGCTAG
- a CDS encoding rhodanese-like domain-containing protein, translated as MSAARISVAGVRAALMDGGEVALIDLREFGQYGEGHPFFAVNIPFSRLEADAPRLMPRQSVRCIVFDNVDGIAGRGAEVLATMGYADLHIMDGGAPGWAAAGHTLFKGVNLPSKTFGELVEQQFGTPSVSAEELREMQAAGRDMLILDGRSAPEFTKMSIPGARSCPNAELGYRAPQMAAAGTPVVVNCAGRTRSIIGAETLRLAGWSGPVHALRNGTQGWRLAGYDLDHGQKAGDLPQVPPEGIAAAKARAQELINSYNIPVVDLAAVSGWDAEAHTIFRFDVRTEAEHRAGHVPRFACAPGGQLVQATDEKLAVRGARIVLSCDTGLRAATTAIWLMGMGHAVWVLQGGAMTEVDAPAPAAARGDLTALYAGATLLDASKGLDYRTGHIAGAMWVNRAHLHLRRPEMSGPIVIVGRDAALLQGAHQELTAQGHTQVETVLSGPQDWRAAGLEVVQTPYCPTEADCTDHLFFVHDRHDGNLEAARRYLEWETGLLAQLDPDERAALSPLKPA; from the coding sequence ATGAGCGCAGCGCGGATATCTGTCGCTGGCGTTCGCGCGGCGCTGATGGACGGCGGTGAGGTCGCGCTGATCGATCTGCGTGAGTTCGGGCAGTACGGCGAGGGGCATCCTTTTTTCGCGGTCAATATCCCGTTCAGTCGGCTGGAGGCGGACGCGCCGCGCCTGATGCCGCGCCAGTCCGTGCGGTGTATCGTGTTCGACAACGTCGATGGTATCGCGGGGCGCGGGGCCGAGGTGCTGGCCACCATGGGCTATGCCGATCTGCATATCATGGACGGCGGCGCGCCCGGCTGGGCGGCGGCTGGGCACACTCTGTTCAAGGGGGTGAACCTGCCGTCCAAGACCTTTGGCGAGCTGGTCGAGCAACAGTTTGGCACGCCATCGGTCAGTGCTGAGGAACTGCGCGAAATGCAGGCTGCGGGGCGGGATATGCTGATCCTCGATGGCCGCAGTGCGCCGGAATTCACCAAAATGTCGATCCCCGGCGCGCGGTCCTGCCCCAACGCAGAGCTGGGGTATCGCGCGCCTCAGATGGCCGCGGCGGGCACACCTGTCGTGGTGAATTGCGCAGGGCGGACACGGTCGATCATCGGCGCCGAAACCCTGCGACTGGCGGGCTGGTCCGGTCCGGTCCATGCGCTGCGCAACGGCACGCAAGGCTGGCGACTGGCGGGCTATGATCTGGATCATGGGCAGAAAGCCGGGGATTTGCCGCAGGTGCCGCCCGAGGGGATAGCGGCGGCAAAAGCGCGCGCGCAGGAGTTGATCAACAGCTACAATATCCCCGTTGTTGATCTGGCGGCGGTGAGCGGCTGGGACGCCGAGGCGCACACGATCTTTCGCTTTGATGTGCGCACAGAAGCCGAGCATCGCGCGGGCCACGTCCCCCGCTTTGCCTGCGCCCCCGGCGGGCAGCTGGTGCAGGCCACCGATGAAAAGCTGGCCGTGCGCGGCGCGCGCATCGTGCTTAGCTGCGATACTGGCCTGCGCGCGGCCACGACGGCGATCTGGCTGATGGGGATGGGTCATGCGGTTTGGGTGCTGCAGGGCGGCGCGATGACAGAGGTAGACGCACCGGCGCCTGCCGCTGCTCGCGGTGATTTGACGGCGCTCTACGCTGGCGCGACGCTTCTTGATGCGTCCAAGGGGCTGGATTATCGCACGGGCCATATTGCGGGTGCGATGTGGGTTAACCGCGCACATTTGCATCTAAGGAGGCCGGAAATGTCTGGTCCTATCGTGATCGTTGGGCGCGATGCCGCGCTGCTGCAAGGGGCGCACCAAGAGCTAACCGCGCAGGGGCATACGCAGGTTGAAACCGTTCTTTCAGGACCGCAGGATTGGCGCGCAGCAGGGCTTGAGGTTGTCCAGACACCTTATTGCCCGACCGAGGCTGACTGCACCGACCACCTCTTTTTCGTGCATGATCGGCATGATGGCAATCTGGAGGCCGCGCGCCGGTATCTGGAGTGGGAGACGGGCCTGCTGGCGCAACTGGACCCAGACGAGCGCGCGGCGCTCAGCCCGCTGAAACCCGCGTGA
- a CDS encoding CaiB/BaiF CoA transferase family protein, whose product MTGDLAGLVVVSIEQAVAAPYVSGKLAEAGARVIKIERPEGDFARGYDHLVHGESAYFVWLNRGKESVCLDLRDSGDHALMTRMLAGADVFIQNLAPGAVARLGFDQSKLRKQYPRLITVAISGYGEEGPLKDLKAYDLLVQAESGLSQITGTKDGLTRVGVSVCDIAAGMTAYQAVLQALIGRGITGRGRHLSISLFHALTDWMNVPYLQYIYGGKEPVRSGLNHPTIAPYGAYTGSDGKDVLFSIQNEREWHNFCADILGLPDLPNDPRFDTNSHRVANRAALDDVLRPIFAQVPRDDMVQRLEAARIAYGRVSTMDDLAKHPQNRFVEVGSPTGPVRMLAPGAVVDGGVPELGDVPALGQHTDAVRAEFAG is encoded by the coding sequence ATGACAGGTGATCTAGCAGGGCTGGTGGTAGTCTCGATCGAGCAGGCCGTCGCCGCGCCGTATGTATCGGGCAAGCTGGCTGAGGCGGGCGCGCGCGTCATCAAGATCGAGCGGCCCGAGGGCGATTTTGCGCGCGGGTACGACCATCTGGTGCATGGCGAAAGCGCGTATTTCGTCTGGCTCAATCGCGGTAAGGAATCGGTGTGTCTGGATCTGCGCGACTCTGGCGATCACGCGCTGATGACCCGGATGCTGGCGGGCGCTGACGTATTCATCCAGAACCTCGCGCCCGGCGCGGTCGCGCGTTTGGGTTTTGACCAGTCCAAGCTACGCAAGCAATACCCGCGCCTGATTACCGTTGCCATTTCGGGCTATGGGGAGGAGGGCCCGCTAAAGGATCTGAAGGCCTATGATTTGCTGGTGCAGGCCGAAAGCGGGCTGTCGCAGATTACTGGCACAAAGGACGGCCTGACCCGCGTGGGCGTTTCGGTTTGCGATATCGCGGCCGGCATGACGGCCTATCAGGCGGTGCTTCAGGCGCTTATTGGGCGGGGCATCACAGGGCGGGGACGGCATCTGTCGATTTCGCTGTTCCACGCGCTGACCGACTGGATGAATGTGCCCTACCTGCAATACATCTATGGCGGGAAGGAGCCTGTGCGCAGCGGGCTGAACCATCCGACGATTGCGCCCTACGGCGCCTATACGGGATCGGACGGCAAAGATGTCCTGTTTTCGATCCAGAACGAGCGGGAGTGGCACAATTTCTGCGCCGATATTCTGGGCCTGCCGGACTTGCCGAATGATCCGCGCTTTGACACGAACTCGCACCGCGTTGCTAATCGCGCGGCGCTGGATGACGTGCTGAGGCCGATATTTGCCCAAGTGCCTCGCGATGATATGGTGCAACGGTTGGAGGCCGCGCGCATCGCCTATGGCCGGGTCAGCACGATGGATGATCTGGCAAAGCACCCGCAGAACCGCTTTGTCGAGGTGGGCAGCCCAACTGGCCCGGTGCGGATGCTGGCGCCGGGGGCTGTTGTCGACGGCGGCGTGCCGGAGTTGGGCGATGTACCAGCGCTCGGCCAGCACACCGATGCCGTGCGCGCCGAGTTTGCGGGCTAG
- a CDS encoding HpcH/HpaI aldolase/citrate lyase family protein, with protein MPALTAQMILPLFVPADRPDRVAKAASAGADAIIVDLEDAVAPDARKAARAGLAEALASIECPIVLRINAAGTQWHKADLAAAATLPLTAFMLAKAEDGEACAHVARAVGVPVIALVETARGIANLNSIAGASARLAFGSIDYAADLGMGHTRASLAAARSALVLAARLAGQPAPLDGVTTAIRDAAMIEDDCRHAVEMGMGGKLIIHPAQLKAARRGFAPSQDELDWAARVLKAAEGGAAVQMDGAMIDAPVIARAKALLARAESDA; from the coding sequence ATGCCCGCCCTTACTGCTCAGATGATCCTGCCGCTATTCGTGCCTGCCGACAGGCCGGACCGCGTGGCCAAGGCGGCTAGCGCAGGGGCCGATGCGATCATCGTAGATCTGGAGGACGCGGTCGCGCCGGACGCCCGCAAGGCTGCGCGCGCCGGTCTGGCAGAGGCGCTCGCAAGCATCGAATGCCCCATCGTCCTGCGAATCAACGCGGCGGGCACCCAATGGCACAAGGCTGATCTGGCCGCAGCCGCCACGCTGCCGCTAACAGCCTTCATGCTGGCCAAGGCCGAGGATGGCGAGGCCTGCGCGCATGTCGCCCGCGCCGTCGGCGTGCCAGTCATAGCCTTGGTCGAGACAGCGCGCGGCATCGCAAATTTAAACAGTATCGCAGGGGCGTCCGCGCGCCTCGCTTTCGGCTCAATCGACTATGCGGCTGATCTGGGAATGGGCCACACGCGCGCCTCGCTGGCCGCCGCGCGCTCTGCGCTGGTGCTGGCCGCGCGGCTGGCGGGCCAGCCTGCCCCGCTGGACGGCGTGACAACCGCGATCCGCGACGCCGCGATGATCGAGGATGATTGCCGCCATGCCGTCGAAATGGGCATGGGTGGCAAGCTGATCATACACCCCGCACAATTAAAGGCGGCGAGGCGGGGTTTTGCCCCCTCCCAAGACGAGCTGGACTGGGCTGCGCGCGTGCTAAAGGCGGCCGAGGGCGGCGCGGCGGTGCAAATGGACGGCGCAATGATCGACGCGCCTGTGATCGCCCGCGCCAAGGCGCTGCTGGCCCGCGCGGAGTCAGATGCATGA